CGTCTGTCAGGACTGTAGAGATGGGTGTCGAGGCTGCCTCCGGGCATGAGCTCGTAGACGAGCGCTAGTCGTCCCCGGCGACGGTACCAGCCGACGAGCTGGACGATGTTGCGGTGCCTAAGCTGGCTCATGACACTGACCTCTGCCTCAAACTCCTTGCGCCCCTGCACCGCCGTCGGCTCCTCCGAGAGCGTCTTGATGGCCACATGCCGGTCTTGGTCACTCAAGTAGCCGCAGTACACCGGACCGAACCCCCCTCTCCCGATCTTTTTCTGCTCGGCGAAATTGTCTGTCGCGGCGGCAAGCTCGCGGTAGCGAAACTCCCTAGGTCCTAATCCTCGCCGGAGCTCGATAACCGATGTGCTCTGCCTCAGCCTCTTTCCGCGTATGCAGCAGAGCAGAAGAGCTGGCACAGCGCAAATCAACCCAAACAAAGCCGAACCTGCCACAGCCGCTTGCTTCAACCACGACGACGCGAGCTCCCCGCGGATCGCAACAGGCTGCTGTTTCTTCCTTGTGGTCATCGCTCTACGGCCATATTTTCGCTCCCTAGGTTGGTCTGGGAGCCTGTGAGGGGTTGGACGGGGCACTCTTCGGCTCATGCTCTCGGACAGCCCAATTACAATTTCTTCTTCGAACGCGGAAGAGAAATGAGAGAAAAACCTGGCGGTACAGTTATCATAGTCATGTTTCTCTCTCAAGGAGCCCTCAGGAGTGCTGATGAGCATCACAGGCCTGGGAAAGGTTGAACCGCGGCGGATAACTGCCGGCCTGGTGACGGCGCCGGGAGGAGGCAGCTCCTCCATAGAGCACCAGTCCAAGTCGAGGAGATCAAACATGCCCACGGTGACATTAAGTGCAAGGAAGGTATCATGGTCAGCCAGGCGAGAGATCACACCGGGGTGATCCCAGGCGGAGAATGCGGCGGAGTGCGACGCGAGGTAGAAAGCACCGGATAGCGCGAGCAAGATATGGTGGATTCTTGCAGTGCAGGCAGCCATGGTTTGTTACTGTGTTGTTGCTCCTGGGTTGCCTTGCCTCGGTTAGCCAGAGCAAGCTTATTAATACAGGAGGTCACGTGAGGACAGGAATTCCCCGAGAAAACATTCTTGGATTTAAGCTTTCTGTTTTTATCTGTATACGTAAAAACTGATGACAAGGGAGGACATGCCAAGGCGCGTTTTCTAACGGCTCTGCTATGTAAGCCGTCGTGCACATCTGCTTTGAGATTGGTCAGCTGTTTTAGCAATGTTCCAATACAGGACGTATATCTGCTCTCGAGATCAAATGCACCCTCACAGACTATAAAATAAAAAGGTAAATAAATTCAAATATGCTGGATCGTCTTATATATATCCATTACTTTTAAATATAGTTATTTCACCACAAAACATGATTCAAATATGAATTTTCTAATGGCTCGGCTGTCTAGCGGCCGATGCACAACTGCGTTGAGATGGATTAGCTCTTTTAGCAGTGTTTCaatttatatctatatctatatctatacctacacctactaataaagtaaggtgcgtttctccaattttttcatccgttcactaTCAAAAAGATTTTTGTTCTATCCAAGATGCTACTAAATTTTTGTGCGTTCATCTGTTAGAAAAGAAAAACAGTTTTGTTCTAAAATTTGTACGTGGGCCGCACATGCTTCGGCCCAAGGAAAGCAAGCATGTTTCtttccgaaatcactaattaaggagtactcgttgcaaagaacactccatttTTCCAGGTCGCGACaaatggcgcacatgcagcgcgccacttgtcgcaacctggaagtttttctttttttcgtagatccgtttattcaaaatattttatcttttaaaccgtgcgtccaaatcttgaaccgttttcactattggattcctcgcgtcgagatcttcaaaactaaatcccatgttgataggttttgacgaactttttttttcacgaaaaaaccgggcgaaaaaaccgaaccgggagcatggttttttccctttccgaaagaggcacgcccgtgcctctcgcgaaatcacacccGTCCCTCTcatgaaagcaaaaccgtgactctcgtggaaggaaaaaaaacagaaaacgcgttttgttttcgtttccgagaggcacggccgtgactctcgcgaaagctcaaccgtgcttctcgcgaaagcaaaaccgtgactctcgcgaaagaaaaaaacagaaaacgtgttttttttcctttctgagaggcacggccgtgactctcgcaaaagcacaactgtgcctctcgcggaagcaaaaccgtgactctcgcgaaagaagaaaaaacagaaaacgcattttgtttttccctttctgagaggcatggccgtgactctcgtgaaagcacaaccgtgcctctcgcggaagcaaaaccgtgactctcgcgaaataaaaacaaaaacaaaaaacgtgtttttttttcgtttccgaaaggcatggccgtgactctcgctaaagcacaaccacgcctctcgcggaaaaaaaccgtgactttcgtgaaaggaaaggaaaaaagaaaacgagttttttcttgcaaaaaatttgtttttcgatttttttatcgaaaagctaaggaagacagggggaaaaccaaaacgtcgaaaaaacccaggaaaaaaccgtttaaaaagccaaaaacgcgtgcagaaaaataaaaaaaatacggagggagcgtccagagcgcgacatgtggcgaatggctgagagcgccaagtggcgctgattgtTGCGAGgttcccgaaggagcgctcgttaactagttgctcctgTTTCCTTCCTGCCCGTTCATCTGAAAAAACATTATTTACCTCACAGGGCGGCAAATAGTGAAAATTATGCACATGGCGCCAAAATTGGGTCCGCCCGTTTTCGTTTTTTCTCTattctgtttctttttttattttcctttttttcttttattcttattttttatatttttatttccaagttttttttctttttctattttttcataAATTCTATTTTACATTTTTTTCAGAATTCCATTTTTTGTTTAAATTTTCGTAAAATCAGCAGAATTCAAAATTTTGCACCAATTCTGAAATATGTTTGGATCTTTAATTTTTTTATACTTAttccatttttttcaaaactagaaaaatgttcaaatttttaaaaaagtgtttacaTTTTCCAAAATGGTTTGAGATTTTCAAAATAAATTGTATTTTAGAACATGATAAAAATTCGAAAATATTCATGCTTATTGAAGTGTTCACAAATTTAAAGTATTGTTTGTGTTTGAAAAGCACGTTTAaaaaattgttttgaatgttcaaaacatgtttccgttttcacaaattaaaaaaattgttttctTAAAAGGAGGTTCATGTTTTAAAAacatgtttgtgaattttaaaaaaccATTTCATGTTTTTTTCATATTTTTCCaaatctaatgaaaatttcaaaACAATGCTCGCATTTGTTTAGAAAAAGAATCAGGATTTAAAGAATTGTTCATATTTCGAAGAATAATCAGAATTTCAtaaattttactttattttttgaaaatctcaaaaaagataaaacaatgaAAGAATGTTTCGAATGTTACGCTACATTATGTTCTTAAACATTCGTTTTGGCCATTTTTTAGCAGACCTGTTTGTTCGAATGGCAAGCAGCACGTGTTCGAGATATTGAGGTCATGAGTCTAATCTTTCAACTCAGCGGTTGTTTTGGATTTTTATTAATGTCTTACAAACACACGTCGTTTGGTTAACTGCTAGTGGCCTAACCCGGACGCGAACTGTTGTGCATTCCACTTGCCATTCAAcgataaaagagaatatgttggtTGGCTATAATTAAAAGAAATTGTAGGCACATGCCAATAAAAAGAGGATATGTTGGTTTGGCTCTGATTAAAAAAATGTAGGCAAGTAAGCGCTAAAATAATTAAAGAAAATACACCCTAGTAAAGAAGAGACTACCTGGTTATGCGCCGATTATGGCAATGAAATGGGATTCACTAAATTAGTAATCCATCCGGTTACGCCATCGTAGGAGAGTGTCGTCGAAACAACTATGCCCCGAAGGTCACCGTGCAGCCACAAAATGAGGAGGCAACCATAACCTAAACACGAGGTGGGCCCGGAGGAAAAAAAAGGCGCGAGTTGAGTGGTGCCCACCACACCGACCAACCCCATCACTATGAAGATCTCGCGGGCCAAACATGACCCGTGGGAACACCGCAACTCCTCGCTATGTCGCCCCACCGCTGCGGAGACCATTTTGATGGACACATCAATTACCTCTCTCGATGCTTCTTGCAAAAAaaattctcccgttgcaacgcacgggcatatgtgctagtccaAGGCATATATCAACACATATACCATATATTTTTGGCGTTGATACGATGGACTCATCTGCTAGATGCCGAAACTAATCTATATCAACTAATTTTAATTAAATATATTTTATTCACGTAATCCAAGATTCAAAGACTACAACTTATTTCCCCGCAAAAGGAAGACTTTAAATAATGGTCAAAATTATGAGTTATATTTTCTTATTAGTATATACTTAGTATTGTAGATATAGatagttttctctataaactttgtcaaagtttgttTCTCGCGCAATTTTTTTTGTTTAGTTTTCTACGAGAGAGTAGAGGTTGGGATGAGAGATTTCTAGCCTCCTCTTAAAAACACGGTGGAGGCTGCAATATTACAACTAGAGATGCGATCTGGGTGGCCGCCACCACCAGCTTGGGGATCAAGATGATCTGCGGGGGTCGCCCTCCTTTCTTCGGGCTCCTCTTCGGTGCTGGATAAGTAATGGGGCTCGTGGGCCTACTTGCAGGCCTGCTGCCGGGCTCCTCACTGGTgagccatgataacccacaagtataggggatcgcaacagttttcgagggtagagtattcaacccaaatttatagattcgacacaaggggagccaaagaatatttgaggatattagcagctgagttgtcaattcaaccacacctggagattaattatgtgcagcaagtaatcagtagcacagtaatatgatagttttgatagtagtgacaacagcaatggtaacagtaacagtgatagcagtaattttgtagcaagtgtaacagtgatgatagtaaTAGTAACTTAGTaggaacaatataggataaattcgtaggcattggatcggtgacttgttggatgatatttaccatgagacagttataacataaggcgatatggcactagctccagttcatcgatataacgtaggcatgtattccgtaaatagtcatatgtgctttattaaaagaacttgcatgacatcttttgtcctaccctcctgtggcagcggggtccatattggaaactaagggatattaaggcctcgttttaatagagaaccggaacaaagcattaacacatagtgaatacatgaactcctcaaactacggtcatcaccgagagtgggcccggttgttgtcactctggggttgtcggatcataaccatagtaggtgactataacttgcaagatcggatctaaaacatggatatgaTGATGAAtttataaacggttcagatctgagttcatggcacccgggcctaaagtgacaagcattaagcatagcaaagtcatagcaacatcaatctaagaacatagtggatactagggatcaggccctaacaaaactaactcgattacatgatgaatctcatccaactcctcaccgaccagcgagcctacgaaggaattactcactcccggtggggagcatcatggaattggcgatggagaagggttggtgatgacgaagaacgaagatccccctttccggagccccaaacggactccagatcttccctcccggggaagaacagggcttggcagcggctccgtgttgtggatcgcgataattctttctccctgatttttttctggaaatatgtgattttatagtatcagggggtcgtctgcggggccaccaggtgggtacaacccacctgggcgcgccaggagaggggggcgcgccctggtgggttgtgcccactcaggtgcccctctccggcaggtcttgcctccagaaattcttattattgatataaaaaaacctcgcaaagttccgttccattccgagaacttttatttctacacaaaaacaacaccatggtagttctgctgaaaacaacatcagtccagggttagtttcattcaaatcatgcaaattagtgtccaaaacaagaggaaaagtgtgagaaaaagtagatacgttggagacgtatcaactcccccaagcttaaacctttgcttgtcctcaagcaattcagttgataaactgaaagtgagaaagaaaaacttttacgaactctttttctcttgtttgcataaataagcttaaacagcacccaggttttcagccaacattataactaaccatgtcaataataactcttaaagattatattaactcatatcaataacataatcagctagcgagcaataataaaatatctcaaacgacaacacgttgtcaaaacaaccatgatataatatgacaatagtggtatctcgctagccctttctgagaccgcaaaacataaatgcagagcacctccgaaattcaagtagcgactaaacattgtattcatggtagaaaagatccagtcatgatgcacccaacattagctatacataatgcataaatcatgacagttgtcctctactcagtttctggcgcttgttttagaaggtggtgacacaacataaaagtaaatagaaagtcccttcgcagagggaagcagtgatttgaagaggtgccagagctcagtttttgaaacagagataaataatattttgagacatgcacctttcttattcacttcacgaccgtcagttatcaacatcttccatgctaagcacgctagtggcggttctcccaagcgataaaagtaaaggtttactccccctccaccatcaatcacactccacggcttgtccgaaacaacgggtgccgtccataccaacatcagtcccgggggagttttgtttaattatttgcattttttagttcgggactgggaatccctattaccgcccattttctcatgcgatggcgagtgaataaacactcgaactgagaataacccgcttagcacggaagatatcgaccacctcctgtcgttccatgaacgatccaggcacacaaaacggataatttttttagaagtttttagaggtggcacatgcaaatttacttaggacggcagggtaataccgtatataggtaggtatggtggactcatctggaataactttgggttcgaggtttttgatgtacaagaagaattcccacttagtacaggcgaaggctagcaattaagattgagaagcggctagctagagagcaacaacgatcataaccatgcattatgcataagtaaacattagcatgagtaggatatgaacaccatgaacataaatatcatagagggtatgttggttttgattcaactacatgcgtaaacatgtgccaagtcaagccactcgaacattcagaggaggataccatatcatcatactacatcacaatcatcttaacgctatgttgctatccaagataaatcattatcaact
This region of Triticum aestivum cultivar Chinese Spring chromosome 2D, IWGSC CS RefSeq v2.1, whole genome shotgun sequence genomic DNA includes:
- the LOC123055945 gene encoding probable kinase CHARK; this translates as MAACTARIHHILLALSGAFYLASHSAAFSAWDHPGVISRLADHDTFLALNVTVGMFDLLDLDWCSMEELPPPGAVTRPAVIRRGSTFPRPVMLISTPEGSLREKHDYDNCTARFFSHFSSAFEEEIVIGLSESMSRRVPRPTPHRLPDQPRERKYGRRAMTTRKKQQPVAIRGELASSWLKQAAVAGSALFGLICAVPALLLCCIRGKRLRQSTSVIELRRGLGPREFRYRELAAATDNFAEQKKIGRGGFGPVYCGYLSDQDRHVAIKTLSEEPTAVQGRKEFEAEVSVMSQLRHRNIVQLVGWYRRRGRLALVYELMPGGSLDTHLYSPDRRLLTWPERYKIALGLGSALRYLHTECDQCIVHGDIKPANVMLDASRNAKLGDFGLARLDDHGAEPRTTQVVAGTLGYIDPEFVSSGRPSAESDVYSFGVVLLEIACGRRPTLTRTDHQASTALLASVRGMYHRNQIVDAADRRLNGEFDRLQMERLLVTGLWCAHHDPMRRPSVAQAMDVLRSADAKLPVLAEMRGAGEVRSLEAQAYDDVPAENSAYLTTESASLMTDDSEHSQCIIC